One genomic segment of Mauremys mutica isolate MM-2020 ecotype Southern chromosome 10, ASM2049712v1, whole genome shotgun sequence includes these proteins:
- the LOC123378863 gene encoding prolactin-releasing peptide-like isoform X3, producing MGEVDRQADKVGIVGRVEAVGSDKKKRRLDSHLAKFRHQPQALGELKGMKLLAACFMYLLLTCLALPKAECRLHERSMEIRNPDIDPSWYTGRGIRPVGRFGRRRAVVESSRKSGYGHRQACFPLEESSDSLQDE from the exons ATGGGAGAAGTGGACAGACAGGCCGACAAGGTCGGCATCGTCGGCAGAGTGGAGGCAGTAGGCTCAGACAAAAAGAAGCGCAG GCTGGACTCACACCTTGCTAAATTCCGGCACCAGCCACAAGCcttgggggagctgaagggaatGAAACTGCTGGCTGCCTGCTTCATGTACCTGCTGCTCACCTGTCTGGCCCTGCCCAAAGCCGAATGCCGACTCCACGAGCGATCCATGGAAATCAGGA ACCCTGATATCGACCCTTCCTGGTACACAGGGCGTGGGATCAGACCCGTGGGACGCTTTGGCCGGAGGAGAGCTGTCGTGGAGAGCTCCCGGAAGTCGGGCTATGGACACAGGCAAGCTTGCTTCCCTCTAGAAGAAAGCAGTGACTCCCTTCAAGATGAATGA
- the LOC123378863 gene encoding prolactin-releasing peptide-like isoform X2 codes for MGRGALALSRAGFVCDISTKAGHKTGKQGLFGSQSPIIGGRKQHRTPELLLDTQLDSHLAKFRHQPQALGELKGMKLLAACFMYLLLTCLALPKAECRLHERSMEIRNPDIDPSWYTGRGIRPVGRFGRRRAVVESSRKSGYGHRQACFPLEESSDSLQDE; via the exons atggggaggggagccctggcTTTGTCTAGGGCTGGCTTTGTCTGTGACATCAGCACTAAGGCAGGGCATAAAACAGGCAAACAGGGGCTCTTTGGCTCACAGAGTCCAATCATCGGAGGAAGGAAGCAGCATCGCACTCCAGAACTCCTGCTTGACACACA GCTGGACTCACACCTTGCTAAATTCCGGCACCAGCCACAAGCcttgggggagctgaagggaatGAAACTGCTGGCTGCCTGCTTCATGTACCTGCTGCTCACCTGTCTGGCCCTGCCCAAAGCCGAATGCCGACTCCACGAGCGATCCATGGAAATCAGGA ACCCTGATATCGACCCTTCCTGGTACACAGGGCGTGGGATCAGACCCGTGGGACGCTTTGGCCGGAGGAGAGCTGTCGTGGAGAGCTCCCGGAAGTCGGGCTATGGACACAGGCAAGCTTGCTTCCCTCTAGAAGAAAGCAGTGACTCCCTTCAAGATGAATGA
- the LOC123378863 gene encoding prolactin-releasing peptide-like isoform X1, with translation MPTLEMFYPGFGIQRSHESLGFHQKWFFALLAEEKSLKISPKCTVAAQKPDWQIKRNVLDSHLAKFRHQPQALGELKGMKLLAACFMYLLLTCLALPKAECRLHERSMEIRNPDIDPSWYTGRGIRPVGRFGRRRAVVESSRKSGYGHRQACFPLEESSDSLQDE, from the exons ATGCCAACTCTCGAGATGTTTTATCCAGGTTTCGGAATCCAGAGATCGCACGAGAGTCTTGGCTTTCATCAAAAATGGTTTTTCGCTCTACTGGctgaggagaaaagcttgaaaatatcacCCAAGTGCACTGTAGCAGCTCAGAAACCAGactggcaaataaaaagaaacgt GCTGGACTCACACCTTGCTAAATTCCGGCACCAGCCACAAGCcttgggggagctgaagggaatGAAACTGCTGGCTGCCTGCTTCATGTACCTGCTGCTCACCTGTCTGGCCCTGCCCAAAGCCGAATGCCGACTCCACGAGCGATCCATGGAAATCAGGA ACCCTGATATCGACCCTTCCTGGTACACAGGGCGTGGGATCAGACCCGTGGGACGCTTTGGCCGGAGGAGAGCTGTCGTGGAGAGCTCCCGGAAGTCGGGCTATGGACACAGGCAAGCTTGCTTCCCTCTAGAAGAAAGCAGTGACTCCCTTCAAGATGAATGA